A portion of the Fulvia fulva chromosome 1, complete sequence genome contains these proteins:
- a CDS encoding Glucan endo-1,3-beta-glucosidase — MELRTCLLTLCTFLVQRLYSSSNLGTTSQQSPSMGSFTEGIRSFVRRHFRKHPDLQPTREPKYYTPPLPAESESRPDQQAAPSTSDQPAGAQTKPKPIRVHNRAVVKPSAQAATTTGTLQIALENQSSSSQVYAYITGRAIDNNNAVFMLQADAKSPYYPPSPSRAGSPVPVNIAISLGAPGNVVTATIPRLAGARIWFSMDKPLTFLLNPGPGVVEPSVFNPSDPNYNTNFGFCEFTFNSAQVFVNISYVDFVSNVPIALTLADTSGGSQHVGGMKSDGLATVAKGLRAQTAADGRRWSSLVVQSGGRDLRALSPNSGITTNPSWFDTYWTDYVNQVWNRYRSQQLIVDTQASWGEVKGQVNSAGYLDFGDGSVFAKPTSADIFSSNSGPFVTGGNAKTNAIIPRLCAGFNRSTLLVSNQAPNGTKPSQYYQNPVTNHYSRIVHAANVDGLGYAWPYDDVSPDGGVPQEGAIFSFSPAKLTVTVGGNNAYAA; from the exons ATGGAGCTCAGAACGTGTCTACTCACCTTGTGTACATTCTTGGTCCAGAGATTGTATTCATCCTCCAACCTCGGTACTACATCTCAGCAATCTCCTAGCATGGGTTCTTTTACGGAGGGAATCCGCAGCTTCGTCAGGAGGCACTTCCGCAAGCATCCTGATCTTCAGCCTACGCGGGAACCCAAATATTACACTCCACCACTGCCAGCCGAAAGCGAATCTCGACCTGACCAGCAGGCTGCGCCGTCCACTTCAGACCAACCAGCAGGGGCTCAAACCAAGCCGAAGCCAATCCGTGTGCACAATCGGGCTGTCGTGAAACCATCTGCCCAGGCAGCGACTACCACTGGTACACTACAGATCGCCTTGGAGAACCAGTCAAGCTCGTCACAGGTCTACGCGTACATCA CTGGCCGCGCCATCGACAACAACAATGCTGTTTTCATGCTCCAGGCCGACGCAAAGTCACCATACTACCCTCCCAGTCCTTCGAGAGCTGGCTCGCCCGTACCCGTGAATATCGCCATATCACTTGGTGCTCCTGGTAATGTTGTCACTGCGACCATTCCAAGGCTGGCAGGCGCTCGCATCTGGTTCTCCATGGACAAGCCTCTCACCTTCCTGCTCAATCCTGGGCCCGGAGTGGTCGAGCCTTCGGTATTTAATCCCTCGGATCCAAACTACAACACCAACTTCGGATTCTGTGAATTTACTTTCAATTCCGCGCAGGTCTTCGTCAACATCAGTTACGTTGATTTTGTCAGTAATGTGCCTATCGCCTTGACTCTGGCGGACACTTCCGGGGGCAGTCAGCATGTGGGAGGCATGAAGTCAGACGGCCTGGCGACAGTTGCAAAGGGCTTGCGAGCCCAGACTGCTGCTGATGGTCGACGATGGAGCTCGTTGGTGGTACAAAGTGGTGGCAGAGATCTGAGAGCCTTGAGCCCAAATTCCGGCATCACAACGAACCCCAGCTGGTTCGATACTTACTGGACGGACTACGTTAACCAAG TCTGGAACAGATATCGATCACAGCAGCTCATCGTTGACACGCAAGCATCGTGGGGCGAGGTGAAGGGACAAGTCAACTCGGCGGGCTATCTGGACTTCGGGGATGGTAGTGTCTTCGCGAAACCCACCTCTGCTGATATCTTCAGCTCTAACAGCGGTCCATTCGTCACTGGCGGTAACGCCAAGACTAACGCCATTATCCCACGCCTATGCGCCGGCTTCAACAGAAGCACCTTGCTTGTCTCCAACCAGGCCCCAAACGGCACGAAGCCATCGCAGTATTACCAGAACCCTGTCACAAAT CATTACTCCAGGATTGTACATGCTGCGAACGTCGATGGGCTTGGATATGCTTGGCCATATGACGATGTTTCGCCTGACGGAG GTGTTCCACAAGAGGGAGCGATTTTCAGCTTCTCGCCCGCGAAGCTTACAGTGACCGTGGGTGGCAACAATGCGTACGCAGCTTGA
- a CDS encoding Cytoplasmic 60S subunit biogenesis factor REI1 produces the protein MAARVQDQTAVAANNFSAHPFTCNTCQVAFRSSDLQRTHMQSDWHRYNLKRRVASLPPLTSEIFAEKVLANKATAAATAARASFERRCDACDKTYFSEGAYVNHLGSQKHRLHAARLSARGRGLDGAETDSMADSTFTLGETLENVSTTASTASTINGDDHADEEESDDVEDVADRLKETGIGEQSGKTPSSAQQHGSQPEDDDYEHKADLAQCLFCNYISPSLDLNVHHMSRQHSFFIPEKDYLVDLAGLINYLSETVTVLHQCLLCHKNLHTTPGVQTHMRDRGHCMIAYSTEEEQMDVGEFYDFRSTYSDEDTAGEDEEEGAGGVSLGAKRAVKTTVENGKGEDVDMDEDDEGWESDSSLSSVPTDEITSVPVDKGHMHEKLGLHRHHSHTDPRLHKNSDGYHSHAHHGSHAVYYDDYELHLPSGRTAGHRSLNRYFRQNLRNYPSAEERAEQRMLEEGHDSDADDEDTEDTQSTSDRAPRGRQVMSRANGGMGMIGVSDAKKREVRAVEKRDLKKQQRAENRYQAGNERRGNFQKHFRDHLLQ, from the coding sequence ATGGCAGCCCGTGTCCAAGACCAGACGGCCGTAGCCGCGAACAACTTCTCCGCCCACCCCTTCACCTGCAACACCTGCCAGGTCGCGTTTCGCTCGTCGGACCTGCAACGGACACACATGCAGTCCGACTGGCACCGATACAATCTCAAACGGCGCGTGGCATCACTCCCGCCCCTTACCTCTGAGATTTTCGCCGAGAAGGTGCTGGCCAACAAAGCTACAGCCGCCGCCACAGCCGCACGAGCCAGCTTTGAGCGGAGATGTGACGCTTGTGACAAGACGTACTTCAGCGAGGGCGCCTATGTCAATCATCTGGGCAGCCAGAAGCATCGTCTACACGCAGCTAGACTCTCTGCCAGAGGTCGAGGCTTGGATGGAGCCGAAACTGATAGCATGGCGGACTCCACTTTCACTCTGGGTGAAACACTCGAGAATGTCAGCACTACCGCCAGCACCGCGAGTACAATCAATGGCGACGATCATGCGGATGAAGAGGAGAGCGATGATGTTGAAGACGTCGCAGATCGGCTGAAAGAGACTGGAATTGGAGAGCAGTCCGGCAAGACACCATCATCGGCTCAGCAGCACGGTTCACAACCCGAGGACGATGATTACGAACACAAGGCAGACCTTGCTCAGTGCCTATTCTGTAACTACATATCTCCGAGCCTCGACCTGAACGTCCACCACATGTCTCGACAGCACAGCTTCTTCATTCCCGAGAAGGACTATCTCGTAGACCTAGCCGGCCTGATCAATTACCTAAGCGAGACTGTTACCGTCCTGCATCAGTGTCTGCTATGTCACAAGAATCTGCATACGACTCCTGGCGTACAGACCCACATGCGCGACAGAGGCCATTGCATGATTGCGTACAGCACCGAGGAAGAGCAAATGGATGTCGGCGAGTTCTATGACTTCCGGTCAACGTACTCAGATGAAGATACCGCCGGTGAGGACGAGGAGGAGGGCGCTGGTGGTGTCAGTCTGGGTGCGAAGAGGGCCGTCAAGACCACGGTGGAGAACGGCAAGGGAGAAGATGTGGACATGGATGAGGACGATGAAGGATGGGAGAGCGACAGTTCTCTCTCTTCGGTACCAACCGACGAGATCACATCAGTACCAGTTGACAAGGGCCATATGCACGAAAAGCTGGGACTACACCGACATCACTCACATACCGACCCTCGACTACACAAGAACAGTGACGGATACCACTCCCACGCACACCACGGCTCTCATGCAGTGTATTATGACGACTACGAATTGCATCTGCCATCGGGCCGCACTGCAGGTCACCGAAGTCTGAACCGCTACTTCAGACAAAACCTCCGCAATTATCCTTCTGCCGAGGAGCGTGCTGAACAACGCATGCTTGAGGAGGGCCACGATTCTGATGCTGACGACGAAGACACGGAAGATACGCAGTCGACCAGCGATCGTGCGCCACGTGGCCGACAAGTCATGAGCCGAGCGAACGGTGGCATGGGCATGATTGGTGTTAGTGACGCGAAGAAGCGTGAGGTCAGAGCAGTGGAGAAACGCGACCTGAAGAAGCAGCAGAGGGCGGAGAACAGGTACCAGGCCGGCAATGAGAGGCGCGGCAACTTCCAGAAGCACTTCCGCGACCATCTCCTGCAGTAG
- a CDS encoding RNA polymerase II transcription factor B subunit 3, translated as MRLASTNTPTDTPPPAEVCPVCKSTTYMKRNMRFLVNPACYHKMCESCVDRIFSHGPAQCPIKGCSETLRKNRFRQQTFEDIKVEREVDIRKKVAAVFNRREDEFESLRAYNDYLNEVEDITFNLINNIDLEDTERRFRAYEDQHKSEIAENASLAQQESMSYSALQKAEREQAKQRREATRREEAEEKREAAANKKDMLRRLESGQDPEQIAREGQGVALKKRMNRQAAAERQAALQAADTRNGSSSLVIKGLKAKTKAAPEAPLDPFGGLSFEHRYYAVQDEYVWDVLRDARKEAVIGAGGYDVSSFTSRALCEAFSGLGVMIADEKTERDRITQHTAVDTFKAELAAKDVKMEEAP; from the coding sequence ATGCGACTCGCCAGCACGAACACCCCAACTGACACTCCTCCGCCTGCAGAAGTATGCCCCGTGTGCAAGTCCACCACCTACATGAAGCGCAACATGCGCTTCCTCGTCAACCCGGCATGCTACCACAAGATGTGTGAGTCCTGCGTGGACCGCATCTTCTCCCATGGCCCCGCACAGTGTCCCATCAAGGGTTGCAGCGAGACACTGCGCAAGAACCGCTTCCGACAGCAGACCTTCGAGGACATCAAGGTCGAGAGGGAGGTCGACATCCGGAAGAAGGTGGCCGCAGTCTTCAACAGGAGAGAGGATGAGTTTGAAAGCTTACGAGCCTACAACGACTACCTGAACGAGGTCGAGGACATCACCTTCAACCTGATCAACAACATCGATCTGGAGGATACCGAGAGGCGATTCAGAGCATACGAAGATCAACACAAGAGCGAGATCGCCGAGAACGCCAGTCTGGCTCAGCAGGAAAGTATGTCATATTCAGCCTTGCAAAAGGCGGAGCGGGAACAAGCCAAACAGAGGCGAGAAGCAACACGCAGGGAAGAGGCGGAGGAGAAGCGGGAAGCAGCTGCGAACAAGAAGGACATGCTACGACGACTAGAGAGCGGACAAGATCCCGAGCAGATCGCGagagaagggcaaggcgtCGCACTGAAGAAGCGCATGAACCGTCAAGCAGCCGCAGAACGACAAGCAGCACTCCAAGCCGCCGACACAAGGAATGGTAGCAGCAGTCTGGTCATCAAGGGCCTCAAGGCGAAAACGAAAGCCGCGCCGGAAGCACCACTCGATCCCTTTGGCGGCTTGAGCTTCGAGCACCGATACTATGCCGTCCAGGACGAGTACGTATGGGACGTTCTGCGAGACGCAAGAAAGGAGGCTGTAATCGGAGCTGGAGGCTACGACGTATCATCTTTCACGAGTCGTGCGTTGTGTGAAGCGTTCAGCGGACTTGGTGTTATGATCGCCGACGAGAAAACAGAGCGGGACAGAATCACGCAGCATACAGCGGTCGACACTTTCAAAGCTGAACTCGCTGCCAAAGACGTCAAGATGGAGGAAGCACCTTGA
- a CDS encoding Mediator of RNA polymerase II transcription subunit 13, producing the protein MDFLQRCTTNVHAVHHISDTPYVQYQYSWKNDRLRVAEALGHIRNTLTYLRARNVLCTGVAEHLWIFGHLEDETKHRLDAVHQALVLVDSGTLENESPNTPVLGHTTRDLFLEAIEHALAFRLARDTNVIHVGPWTWLYMPTELDDEDGQDRTLVTMSVKGSESDTLYLVPKFFPSSWQPLEHVGADDAHTLVLAPMGHLARPVIQDADPATANRAWRDQLVAALASKNIHLSTEDEWQTVEMIDGPSEGVFDWPLRLCLAPRVSQAYHSDLHAPKTDWRSWFAGLSNQQTFLNPLGLAEAWFNGASERQRVQPDHSPAQMGELDDALPSSVPIEGQDASVSSPFNQRQFDQQAAMAGIYPTPPDGLAQSQATAQPILATTPSVANAEQTATIIETLPTSDEVPKESERSAAEHADFQVGPEDLFGDVGEIGFGDNDVGDADFSFFDEPDDEAMMVDDTEIALPASTPAQKLADIGLTDIEEKTMLAPVDSSLLLQDGRMASGTDHASDGVAESTAVQQMAALSPPKVTYEKPLSPFGIRERLLPPPVPASMVQPDVRREVERRRSSTFQPVGFRAGFDLGSKYASVGTQHGKQHSSASLPKAPSIGLTPMRKKSRAIKLDRGASRFDTEDDTESEEDSFESSSSESDAELPPRLPWDNRKRKRVIDGTKPEREQDVMCSEDGPRDGLLEVHTNETLLGILKPCTGVSDKVDLISTMCTSSHEAQTQRRYRSCHALLGSPGEEVLWPSIEETYDFRKDDLIYVAQIVSEHSATALGDVHLVNTGYHGLQRCIETAFNETLPISEPQELSQVALMREPPPRAMPNAGKGPQGQPRPPQRSDSSMVGPDYFSLPPPYVKVQRGSDSFEMLPTSLPFWEPLGLGPTGGPKDVQAFCVFPCNADLQRAVRHFLTDVGTAYESCKYGSHVHTRTIDSKDELDKYQDGMTPVKLDTDMSIVGAFKAYAQACAQLGKALASIGPHENERATVIYMLNPFTNKQALHHLSACFWLLFKAYRESLSKAQKNHSGSDIVLQLVPIDLVASFDTMVVLDSRQAMAIAREVYDRCPPSSTLSAGGDSAVLPILSAPSVELASAAPKRIGFQLAAEPPSHLLHEGSILHLAYACSKDGQWVTAAWVDNTGLYQSTVAYSLRGKSLAEPAEEVVERTYEILAARKVTWRLFIVTHQGLDQSISQCWRSLAKPRAQPLCVTLSTVQLEPALVALSPASPTDGHLKDGSQDGGFLTPASTPQGNNFTSSPDVSGQSNAPPTPAPSDTTASALEVEMETHLVDTTDETWGALISPTFSSFIADVGLANALIFKRGGGGEAAHVTATGSRHSLPGMGVTLHWTIQVKPNGAIDEGTVKQAELTLREVVKMYRNLALLTKAKGLDRGRAVCAPLPVAAAMLGAEGLDGLLPAIQ; encoded by the coding sequence ATGGACTTCCTCCAAAGGTGCACCACCAATGTGCATGCAGTACACCATATATCCGACACACCTTACGTCCAATACCAATACAGCTGGAAGAATGACCGCCTGCGCGTGGCAGAAGCGCTAGGCCACATCCGCAACACCCTCACATATCTGAGAGCGCGAAATGTGCTATGCACAGGCGTGGCAGAGCATCTTTGGATCTTCGGTCATCTGGAAGACGAAACCAAGCATCGTCTCGACGCCGTCCACCAAGCATTGGTCCTCGTTGACAGTGGCACTTTGGAGAACGAATCGCCCAATACACCCGTTCTTGGCCACACTACCAGAGACTTGTTCCTCGAGGCCATCGAACACGCACTTGCCTTCCGACTAGCGAGAGACACCAACGTCATCCACGTTGGGCCATGGACCTGGCTATACATGCCAACGGAACTGGACGACGAAGATGGCCAGGATCGCACGCTCGTCACCATGTCTGTCAAGGGCTCTGAATCGGACACGTTATACCTGGTCCCGAAGTTCTTCCCTTCTTCATGGCAACCACTTGAACATGTTGGTGCAGACGATGCGCATACTCTCGTCCTTGCACCCATGGGTCATCTTGCCCGGCCTGTGATACAGGATGCGGACCCTGCGACTGCCAACCGCGCTTGGAGAGACCAGCTCGTCGCCGCGCTTGCGTCCAAAAATATTCACTTGTCGACGGAGGACGAATGGCAGACTGTTGAAATGATTGATGGCCCCAGCGAGGGTGTGTTCGACTGGCCACTCCGCCTTTGTCTTGCGCCTCGTGTCAGCCAAGCATACCACTCAGATCTACATGCGCCCAAGACCGATTGGCGGTCTTGGTTTGCCGGACTCAGTAATCAACAGACTTTCCTGAACCCGCTCGGTCTGGCAGAGGCTTGGTTCAACGGCGCTTCTGAGCGGCAGCGTGTTCAACCTGATCATTCCCCTGCTCAGATGGGAGAGCTCGATGATGCTCTTCCTTCCTCCGTACCGATAGAAGGCCAGGATGCCAGCGTCAGCTCGCCATTCAATCAACGTCAATTTGATCAACAGGCTGCCATGGCAGGCATATACCCAACGCCGCCTGACGGACTTGCTCAGAGTCAAGCTACTGCGCAGCCGATTTTAGCCACGACGCCCTCTGTCGCCAACGCCGAACAAACGGCGACCATTATCGAAACGTTGCCCACGAGCGACGAAGTGCCGAAGGAGTCTGAACGTTCTGCTGCAGAGCATGCCGATTTCCAGGTGGGTCCAGAGGATCTATTCGGAGACGTTGGCGAGATTGGATTCGGCGATAACGACGTTGGTGACGCGGACTTCAGCTTCTTCGATGAGCCCGACGACGAAGCAATGATGGTGGATGACACAGAGATTGCACTTCCAGCCAGTACCCCGGCCCAGAAACTCGCAGACATTGGACTTACTGATATCGAAGAGAAGACAATGTTGGCACCTGTGGATTCGTCCCTCCTGCTCCAAGACGGCCGAATGGCATCGGGCACTGATCACGCCTCGGACGGCGTTGCTGAGAGCACCGCAGTCCAGCAAATGGCCGCGCTATCTCCGCCCAAAGTCACATACGAAAAGCCACTGAGTCCATTCGGAATCCGTGAGCGTCTGCTTCCGCCGCCTGTCCCTGCCAGCATGGTGCAACCCGATGTAAGACGTGAGGTTGAGCGACGCAGGAGCAGTACCTTTCAACCGGTCGGTTTCAGAGCAGGATTCGATCTTGGATCGAAGTATGCGTCCGTTGGAACACAGCATGGCAAGCAGCACTCAAGTGCATCTCTTCCGAAGGCACCAAGTATAGGTCTCACTCCTATGCGTAAAAAGTCTCGTGCAATCAAGCTTGATCGTGGCGCTAGCCGATTTGATACGGAGGATGACACCGAAAGCGAAGAAGATTCCTTCGAGTCCTCGTCCAGTGAGAGCGACGCGGAGCTACCGCCCCGTCTCCCATGGGATAACAGAAAGAGAAAGCGGGTCATTGATGGTACAAAACCTGAGCGGGAACAGGATGTGATGTGTTCTGAAGATGGCCCGCGTGATGGCCTCTTAGAAGTGCATACCAATGAAACTCTGCTAGGCATTCTTAAGCCATGCACTGGTGTATCTGACAAAGTGGACCTCATCAGCACAATGTGCACCTCCTCGCATGAGGCACAAACCCAGCGGCGTTATCGAAGCTGCCACGCCCTTCTCGGAAGCCCAGGAGAAGAGGTTCTATGGCCAAGTATTGAGGAGACCTACGACTTTCGCAAGGACGACCTGATATACGTGGCGCAAATAGTGAGCGAACATTCTGCAACAGCGCTCGGTGACGTGCATTTGGTCAATACCGGATACCATGGCCTCCAACGCTGCATCGAGACTGCTTTCAACGAGACTCTTCCAATTTCCGAGCCACAAGAGCTAAGTCAAGTCGCATTGATGAGAGAGCCACCGCCTCGTGCCATGCCCAATGCTGGGAAAGGGCCTCAAGGTCAGCCTAGACCACCACAACGCTCCGACAGCTCCATGGTCGGCCCCGACTACTTCTCTTTGCCACCTCCGTATGTCAAGGTTCAGCGTGGGAGCGACAGCTTCGAGATGCTACCGACGAGTCTGCCATTCTGGGAGCCTTTGGGTCTAGGGCCGACGGGCGGGCCCAAGGACGTGCAGGCGTTTTGTGTATTCCCCTGCAACGCCGACTTGCAGCGCGCTGTGAGACACTTTCTGACTGATGTGGGCACAGCATATGAGAGCTGCAAATATGGCTCGCACGTGCACACGCGTACCATCGATTCGAAGGACGAACTGGACAAGTATCAAGATGGTATGACACCAGTGAAGCTTGACACCGACATGTCAATCGTGGGGGCGTTCAAAGCCTACGCTCAGGCTTGCGCCCAGCTCGGGAAGGCACTAGCATCTATTGGTCCGCACGAAAATGAACGGGCTACGGTGATATACATGCTCAATCCTTTTACCAACAAGCAGGCGCTCCACCACTTGTCTGCTTGTTTCTGGCTGTTGTTCAAAGCCTACCGAGAAAGTCTGTCCAAGGCACAAAAGAATCACAGCGGCAGTGACATTGTGCTCCAGCTCGTGCCGATTGATCTTGTCGCATCTTTCGACACGATGGTAGTACTCGATAGCAGACAGGCTATGGCCATCGCTCGGGAGGTCTACGACAGATGTCCGCCATCTTCAACACTTTCAGCTGGAGGCGATAGTGCCGTGCTTCCCATACTCTCTGCTCCGTCAGTAGAGTTGGCGAGCGCTGCACCAAAGCGCATTGGCTTCCAACTGGCTGCTGAGCCACCTAGCCATCTGCTTCATGAGGGATCAATCCTTCATCTCGCGTACGCCTGCAGTAAGGACGGGCAGTGGGTCACTGCCGCGTGGGTCGATAACACTGGTTTGTATCAGTCTACCGTGGCTTACTCTCTTCGTGGCAAGTCTCTGGCTGAACCCGCAGAGGAGGTCGTCGAACGCACCTACGAGATTCTGGCAGCGAGGAAGGTGACTTGGCGACTTTTCATTGTGACGCACCAGGGTCTTGACCAATCCATATCGCAATGCTGGCGCTCCCTCGCTAAGCCTCGAGCCCAGCCGCTATGTGTCACACTCTCAACGGTCCAGCTTGAACCTGCACTCGTTGCTCTTTCGCCAGCTAGTCCAACTGATGGGCATCTCAAAGATGGCAGCCAAGACGGCGGCTTCCTTACGCCGGCATCGACTCCGCAAGGTAACAACTTCACAAGCTCGCCAGACGTCAGCGGCCAAAGCAATGCTCCGCCAACTCCGGCGCCGAGCGATACCACAGCCTCTGCACTGGAGGTAGAGATGGAGACGCACCTGGTCGACACCACTGACGAGACCTGGGGCGCTCTGATCTCACCGACATTTTCGAGTTTCATTGCTGACGTTGGTTTGGCCAATGCCTTGATCTTCAAGCGTGGAGGCGGCGGAGAGGCTGCACATGTCACCGCCACAGGCTCACGACACAGCTTACCTGGAATGGGCGTGACCTTGCATTGGACGATACAGGTCAAACCCAACGGTGCGATCGATGAGGGCACTGTAAAACAAGCGGAACTGACGTTGCGGGAGGTGGTCAAGATGTACAGAAACCTAGCGCTTCTCACTAAAGCAAAGGGATTAGATCGTGGGCGGGCTGTTTGTGCGCCTCTGCCTGTCGCTGCTGCAATGCTCGGGGCGGAAGGGCTAGATGGATTGCTTCCTGCTATACAATGA
- a CDS encoding Ribosome biogenesis protein ENP2: protein MKLNTHGKAPVYTIAGASTARPLPEWLARKRKRSLKKDAEYANRVELLQDFGFEEASQCVRVSEDGEWVMSTGTYKPQIHVHYLPHLSLSYARHTNTVNETFIILSSDYSKSLHLQTDRFLEFHTPAGLHYTTRIPRYGRDLKYNRRTAEALVPAVGVNADGNGEVFRLNLDVGRFMKGYEVDVGGDDMDTFGGGALQGGINTGSVNCAAIAEESHGLLAFGTSLGTVECWDSRSRNRVAVLTSPRSAADLDIDARPEITALAFDREGLDLATGSSNGIVRTYDIRQQASVWDKQQGYDYAIQTLSYLNPPYGDSTKLLSADKKGIKIWEAESGEYWTGVEPAVDLNHVEWVPDSGMLLTANEGRQQHSFFIPQLGPAPKWCAFLDNLVDEMAEDPDDPNAFKTSGTAAGEVYDNYKFLDTKQLRDLSLDHLIGTTNLLRPYMHGYFVDQKLYEQARLLTNPDIAEQQRQKSIQEKINKERESRIRGTKKVAVKVNRKYAEKLAAQEEANEKRKAQRVLRQGGDEPAQKKVRSEADADDVQEEEPKGLVDDRFKALFESEDFEIDETSREFAMHNASTAPSAPGKKTGLTAVEEEELDDSRARSSDHQDDDESEAEAPVPRRKPDELADSKGRIGSTSYKKSGKRSQEQRQGPTMQVSSSNRAKSRPQDRRNKSFGDLAATNLPAREKKATVSFGDERPFGEKEVTFAPSKPQKKSHRQQQASADDGRKISRGKERRSASGNVFRRM from the exons ATGAAGCTGAACACGCACGGAAAGGCGCCGGTGTACACAATCGCCGGTGCATCGACTGCACGGCCGCTACCCGAATGGCTCGCGCGCAAGAGGAAGCGCAGTCTGAAGAAGGACGCCGAGTATGCGAATCGCGTGGAGCTGCTGCAGGACTTCGGGTTTGAGGAGGCCAGCCAGTGCGTGCGCGTCAGTGAAGACGGCGAGTGGGTGATGAGCACCG GCACATACAAGCCGCAGATCCACGTCCATTACCTGCCGCATCTATCGCTGTCCTACGCCCGCCACACCAACACCGTCAATGAGACATTCATCATCCTTTCGTCAGACTACAGCAAATCGCTCCATCTGCAGACAGACCGATTCTTGGAGTTCCACACACCAGCCGGCTTGCACTACACCACCCGAATACCCCGATATGGACGAGATCTCAAGTACAACCGTCGCACGGCGGAGGCACTGGTACCTGCTGTGGGAGTCAATGCGGATGGCAACGGCGAGGTGTTCCGCTTGAACCTGGACGTGGGACGCTTTATGAAAGGCTACGAGGTGGACGTTGGGGGCGATGACATGGACACATTCGGCGGTGGCGCATTGCAAGGAGGCATCAACACCGGTTCAGTCAACTGTGCAGCTATCGCCGAAGAAAGTCATGGACTGCTGGCCTTTGGCACTTCGCTCGGAACTGTGGAGTGCTGGGACTCTCGTTCCCGAAACCGCGTCGCAGTACTCACATCGCCACGCTCAGCTGCGGATCTCGACATTGACGCACGGCCCGAAATAACCGCATTGGCTTTCGATCGCGAGGGACTGGACTTGGCTACCGGCAGTAGCAACGGGATAGTACGCACATACGACATTCGCCAACAAGCATCCGTCTGGGACAAGCAACAGGGCTACGACTATGCCATACAAACGCTCTCGTATCTCAACCCGCCATATGGCGACTCAACTAAGCTGTTGAGTGCGGACAAGAAGGGCATCAAGATCTGGGAAGCTGAATCTGGCGAGTACTGGACTGGCGTAGAACCGGCGGTAGACCTGAACCACGTCGAGTGGGTACCTGACAGTGGCATGCTACTTACCGCAAATGAGGGCAGACAACAACATTCCTTCTTCATCCCACAGCTTGGTCCGGCGCCGAAGTGGTGCGCATTTCTGGATAATCTGGTCGATGAGATGGCGGAAGATCCGGACGATCCGAACGCTTTCAAGACATCGGGCACCGCTGCCGGTGAGGTGTACGACAACTACAAATTCCTGGACACCAAGCAGCTGCGCGATCTCAGCTTGGATCACTTGATCGGCACTACGAACTTGCTCAGACCGTACATGCATGGTTACTTTGTCGATCAGAAACTGTACGAGCAGGCACGACTTCTGACAAATCCCGATATTGCAGAGCAACAGCGACAGAAGAGCATCCAGGAGAAGATCAACAAAGAGAGAGAAAGCCGGATCCGAGGGACCAAGAAAGTTGCAGTCAAGGTCAATCGAAAGTATGCCGAGAAGCTGGCAGCACAAGAAGAGGCCAACGAGAAGAGGAAAGCACAGCGTGTATTGCGACAAGGTGGAGACGAGCCCGCACAGAAGAAAGTGCGAAGCGAAGCAGATGCGGACGATGTACAGGAAGAGGAGCCCAAGGGCCTGGTCGATGATCGTTTCAAGGCGCTCTTCGAGAGCGAAGACTTCGAGATCGACGAGACGAGTCGCGAGTTCGCCATGCACAATGCATCGACTGCGCCTTCAGCTCCCGGCAAGAAGACCGGTCTTACTGCCGTGGAGGAGGAAGAACTGGACGATTCGCGTGCTCGCAGTTCTGACCATCAGGATGATGATGAGTCGGAAGCTGAAGCTCCAGTGCCCCGGAGGAAGCCAGATGAGCTTGCAGATTCGAAGGGTCGCATCGGTTCGACCTCATACAAGAAATCTGGCAAGCGGTCTCAGGAACAGCGGCAAGGGCCCACGATGCAAGTTTCCTCATCAAATCGGGCCAAGTCACGGCCTCAAGATCGACGCAACAAGTCGTTTGGCGATCTTGCTGCCACCAATTTGCCTGCTCGAGAGAAGAAAGCCACCGTATCGTTTGGTGACGAAAGGCCGTTTGGTGAGAAAGAAGTCACGTTCGCACCGTCCAAACCACAGAAGAAAAGTCATCGACAGCAGCAGGCATCGGCGGATGATGGCCGAAAGATCAGTCGGGGCAAAGAGAGACGAAGTGCGAGCGGTAATGTGTTCAGACGGATGTGA